From one Cupriavidus oxalaticus genomic stretch:
- a CDS encoding ABC transporter substrate-binding protein codes for MHTHPRSSRRRFIGASALLLALAGGNAIGQVKEIPIGFVLPLSGGAATIGNQTKLGAEIAAEQINAAGGVKALGGARLKLVFADSQSKPDVGVAETERLIQRENVTLIVGAYNSAVTFPATEVAERYKVPWLVTGAVKDEITERGFKYVFRPNNKAIYDAREQIDALDLLKKETGKGPKSIGLFYEGTDWGRSHAANVKKLAKERGYAISLDESYPPNQTDLSAQLLKIRSAKPDALIVVAYTPDHILFTRQLAESRVYVPYGIHSVGGGSEDPNFYKAVSPKAVENMFVQDDFQVDIMRAAKDPAMIAADARFKAALGYGINSYGAQGVSNVYIVKDALERAASTERGKVRDALAATDISSGPALITGYQRIKFDAQGQNTFAHGVISQNQNGERRTIWPASNRLAGVAPVWPLPAPGAR; via the coding sequence ATGCATACGCACCCACGTTCGTCCCGCCGTCGCTTTATCGGCGCCTCGGCCTTGCTGCTGGCGCTGGCGGGCGGCAATGCCATCGGGCAAGTCAAGGAGATCCCGATCGGCTTCGTGCTGCCGCTGTCGGGCGGCGCCGCCACCATTGGCAACCAGACCAAGCTCGGCGCGGAAATCGCCGCCGAGCAGATCAATGCCGCGGGCGGCGTCAAGGCGCTGGGCGGCGCGCGCCTGAAGCTGGTGTTCGCCGACAGCCAGTCCAAGCCCGACGTCGGTGTCGCGGAAACCGAGCGCCTGATCCAGCGCGAGAACGTCACGCTGATCGTCGGCGCCTACAACAGCGCGGTGACCTTCCCGGCCACCGAGGTCGCCGAGCGCTACAAGGTACCCTGGCTGGTCACCGGCGCAGTCAAGGACGAGATTACCGAGCGCGGCTTCAAGTATGTGTTCCGGCCCAACAACAAGGCCATCTATGACGCACGCGAGCAGATCGACGCGCTCGACCTGCTGAAGAAGGAGACTGGCAAGGGCCCGAAGAGCATCGGCCTGTTCTACGAGGGTACCGACTGGGGCCGCTCGCATGCCGCCAACGTCAAGAAGCTGGCGAAGGAGCGCGGTTACGCCATCTCGCTGGATGAATCGTACCCGCCCAACCAGACCGACCTGTCGGCGCAACTGCTCAAGATCCGCAGCGCCAAGCCCGACGCGCTGATCGTCGTGGCCTACACGCCGGACCACATCCTGTTCACGCGCCAGCTCGCCGAAAGCCGCGTGTACGTGCCCTATGGCATCCACTCCGTGGGCGGTGGCTCGGAGGATCCGAACTTCTACAAGGCGGTGTCGCCCAAGGCCGTCGAGAACATGTTCGTGCAGGACGACTTCCAGGTCGACATCATGCGCGCCGCCAAGGATCCGGCCATGATCGCCGCCGATGCCAGGTTCAAGGCGGCGCTCGGTTACGGCATCAATTCCTACGGCGCACAGGGCGTGTCCAACGTCTACATCGTCAAGGACGCGCTGGAGCGGGCTGCCTCGACCGAGCGCGGCAAGGTGCGCGACGCCCTGGCCGCGACCGACATCAGCAGCGGTCCCGCGCTGATCACCGGCTACCAGCGCATCAAGTTCGACGCGCAGGGCCAGAACACCTTTGCCCACGGCGTGATCTCGCAGAACCAGAACGGTGAGCGCCGCACGATCTGGCCGGCATCGAACCGCCTGGCAGGCGTGGCGCCGGTGTGGCCGCTGCCCGCACCCGGCGCGCGCTGA
- a CDS encoding transketolase family protein: MNQPLSKDSWQYRGLNAITPGLSYLSDGLIDLVEAGAPVLAGSADLQYSNGLIRFAQRHPDRYIQFGISEQNMVTAAAGMATAGYTPFVATFASFLALLCCEQIRMDVAYCALPVRLIGHHAGISLGFYGTSHHATEDLAIMRSIADLTVVAPADGPQLRAAINASKDHAQPIYFRIGRGREPAVYEEGTVFEFGKAIEHLQGEELTLIATGSTVHPALEAAKRMNAAGRSVGMIDMATVKPLDREAVLRAAARSKAIMTVEEHNVLGGLGGAVAEVLADAGAGTRLVRHGILDEYSLIAPPTHLYAHYKLDAAGIGELAQQVMAA, translated from the coding sequence ATGAACCAGCCACTCTCCAAGGACTCCTGGCAGTACCGCGGCCTGAACGCGATCACCCCCGGACTCAGCTACCTCTCCGACGGCCTGATCGACCTGGTCGAAGCGGGCGCGCCGGTGCTCGCCGGCTCCGCCGACCTGCAGTACTCCAACGGGCTGATCCGCTTTGCCCAGCGGCATCCGGACCGCTATATCCAGTTCGGCATTTCCGAGCAAAACATGGTGACGGCCGCCGCGGGCATGGCCACTGCCGGCTATACCCCTTTTGTCGCCACCTTTGCTTCGTTCCTGGCGCTGCTGTGCTGCGAACAGATCCGCATGGACGTCGCGTACTGCGCGCTGCCTGTGCGCCTGATCGGCCATCACGCCGGCATCTCGCTGGGGTTCTACGGCACCTCGCATCATGCGACCGAGGACCTGGCCATCATGCGCTCGATCGCGGACCTGACCGTGGTCGCCCCCGCGGACGGCCCGCAGTTGCGCGCGGCGATCAATGCCTCGAAGGACCATGCGCAGCCGATCTACTTCCGCATCGGCCGTGGCCGTGAGCCCGCCGTCTACGAGGAGGGCACCGTCTTTGAGTTCGGCAAGGCGATCGAGCACCTGCAGGGCGAGGAACTGACGCTGATCGCGACCGGCTCGACGGTGCATCCGGCGCTGGAAGCGGCTAAGCGCATGAATGCCGCCGGCCGCTCGGTCGGCATGATCGACATGGCCACCGTCAAGCCGCTCGACCGCGAGGCAGTGTTGCGTGCGGCAGCGCGCTCCAAGGCAATCATGACCGTCGAGGAGCACAACGTGCTGGGCGGCCTGGGCGGCGCGGTGGCCGAGGTGCTGGCTGATGCGGGTGCGGGTACGCGGCTGGTGCGTCACGGCATTCTCGACGAGTACAGCCTGATCGCGCCACCGACCCACCTGTATGCGCACTACAAGCTCGATGCCGCCGGCATCGGCGAACTGGCGCAGCAGGTGATGGCGGCCTGA
- a CDS encoding transketolase — protein sequence MLKERATFVRLETIRLIEIAKTGHYTSVFSAAETFAALYYDVMNLRRGEPAWAGRDRFLMGKGHAAVGLFPILADLDFFPKEWLDDYTRLGSPLGDHPDMRKVPGIDFSSGSIGHALSAGLGMALAGRHAGQDFTTFVMLGDGEMQEGQVWEAALSAAHHGTGRLIAIVDRNGYQLDGAVDEVMGIEPLDAKWEAFGWEVHKVDGHDVTALTALLRRLRADTARTRPVCVIAKTVKGKGVSYMETEPGWHLGYLAPNDAQRAIEEILAKD from the coding sequence ATGCTCAAGGAGCGCGCCACCTTCGTGCGCCTGGAGACGATCCGCCTGATCGAGATCGCCAAGACCGGCCACTACACCTCGGTGTTCTCCGCGGCTGAGACCTTTGCCGCGCTGTACTACGACGTGATGAATCTGCGCCGCGGCGAGCCCGCCTGGGCTGGGCGCGACCGCTTCCTGATGGGCAAGGGGCATGCCGCAGTGGGGCTGTTCCCGATCCTGGCAGATCTCGACTTCTTCCCCAAAGAATGGCTGGACGACTACACCCGGTTGGGGAGCCCCCTGGGCGACCACCCCGACATGCGCAAGGTGCCCGGCATCGATTTCAGCTCGGGGTCAATTGGGCACGCACTGTCCGCGGGCTTGGGCATGGCACTCGCAGGCCGGCATGCGGGGCAGGACTTCACCACCTTTGTGATGCTGGGCGACGGCGAGATGCAGGAAGGACAGGTATGGGAAGCAGCGCTGTCCGCCGCGCACCATGGTACCGGCAGGCTGATTGCGATCGTTGACCGCAATGGCTACCAGCTTGACGGCGCAGTCGACGAGGTCATGGGCATCGAGCCGCTCGACGCCAAGTGGGAGGCGTTCGGCTGGGAGGTGCACAAGGTCGACGGCCACGATGTGACCGCGCTGACCGCGCTGCTGCGGCGGCTGCGGGCCGACACCGCGCGCACGCGCCCCGTGTGCGTGATCGCGAAAACCGTCAAGGGCAAGGGGGTTTCCTACATGGAGACCGAGCCGGGCTGGCACCTGGGCTACCTGGCCCCGAACGACGCCCAGCGCGCCATCGAAGAAATTCTCGCAAAGGACTGA
- a CDS encoding NAD-dependent succinate-semialdehyde dehydrogenase has product MKLRDAELLRTRGLIGGEWCDADNGARFAVTNPATGAVIAEVADMGADETRRAIAAAERALAAWRNTTARHRAECLRRWYELIRAHEADLAALMTAEQGKPLAEAAGEVVYGASFVEWFAEEATRTYGECIPTPSPDRRLMVIRQPVGVVAALTPWNFPIAMATRKVAPALAAGCTVVLKPAAETPLSALALAELAQRAGVPAGVFNVVTGASAPAIGEVLARNETVRKLTFTGSTRVGRLLMEQSASNIKKLSLELGGNAPFIVFDDADIDAAVRGAMASKYRNAGQTCVCANRIFVHDAVYDAFAAKLCAAVAGLRMGDGSQPGVTIGPLIHAGAARRVHGMVDEAVGLGARVLAGGTPPQDGSAFYAPTVVGEVSAQMALGRDEIFGPVAPLMRFHSDEQVVQMANDTPFGLAGYFYTQDLRRVWRVAEALECGMVGINEGLISTAVAPFGGIKESGLGREGARQGIEDYLEVKYLCMGSL; this is encoded by the coding sequence ATGAAGCTGCGCGATGCTGAACTGCTGCGCACGCGCGGCCTGATCGGCGGCGAATGGTGCGACGCCGACAACGGTGCCCGCTTCGCCGTGACCAACCCCGCCACTGGTGCAGTCATTGCCGAAGTCGCCGATATGGGTGCCGACGAAACCCGCCGCGCCATCGCCGCGGCCGAGCGCGCCCTGGCCGCGTGGCGCAACACCACCGCCAGGCATCGTGCCGAATGCCTGCGGCGCTGGTACGAGCTGATCCGCGCGCATGAGGCGGATTTGGCCGCGTTGATGACGGCAGAGCAGGGCAAGCCGCTGGCCGAGGCGGCAGGCGAGGTGGTCTACGGCGCGTCCTTTGTCGAATGGTTTGCCGAAGAAGCCACGCGCACCTACGGCGAGTGCATTCCCACGCCATCGCCTGATCGGCGCCTGATGGTGATCCGCCAGCCAGTGGGCGTGGTGGCGGCGCTCACGCCGTGGAATTTCCCGATTGCAATGGCCACGCGCAAGGTGGCGCCGGCGCTGGCCGCGGGCTGCACCGTGGTGCTCAAGCCGGCCGCGGAAACACCGCTGAGCGCGCTGGCGCTGGCGGAACTGGCGCAGCGTGCCGGCGTGCCCGCGGGCGTGTTCAACGTGGTCACCGGCGCCAGCGCACCGGCCATTGGCGAAGTGCTGGCGCGCAACGAAACCGTGCGCAAGCTGACCTTCACCGGCTCCACGCGCGTCGGCCGCCTGCTGATGGAGCAGTCGGCGTCCAATATCAAGAAGCTGTCGCTGGAACTGGGTGGCAACGCCCCCTTTATCGTGTTCGACGATGCCGATATCGATGCCGCGGTACGCGGTGCGATGGCCTCGAAGTACCGGAATGCCGGCCAGACCTGCGTCTGCGCCAATCGGATCTTCGTCCATGACGCGGTCTACGATGCCTTTGCCGCGAAGCTGTGCGCGGCGGTGGCGGGGCTGAGGATGGGCGACGGCAGCCAGCCTGGCGTCACCATCGGCCCGCTGATCCATGCCGGCGCGGCACGGCGCGTGCACGGCATGGTCGACGAGGCGGTCGGACTGGGGGCGCGCGTGCTGGCGGGCGGAACGCCGCCGCAGGATGGCTCTGCCTTCTATGCGCCCACCGTGGTGGGCGAGGTCAGCGCGCAGATGGCGCTGGGCCGCGACGAGATCTTCGGCCCGGTGGCGCCGCTGATGCGCTTTCATTCGGACGAGCAGGTCGTGCAGATGGCCAATGACACGCCGTTCGGGCTGGCCGGCTATTTCTACACGCAAGACCTGCGCCGCGTGTGGCGCGTGGCCGAGGCGCTGGAATGCGGCATGGTCGGCATCAATGAAGGCCTGATCTCGACCGCCGTGGCACCGTTCGGCGGTATCAAGGAATCCGGGCTCGGGCGCGAAGGGGCGCGCCAGGGCATCGAAGACTACCTGGAAGTGAAGTACCTCTGCATGGGGAGCCTCTGA
- a CDS encoding glycerol dehydrogenase codes for MQAVFGSPGRYVQGAGAIEVLGEHAARLGSNALLVADRMVMGMVGEQLVRLCEQAGVATRSVSFDEALTPGLVARLAAEAGQPGPDLVVAAGGGRSIDAGKALADHFGVPVITVPTVASNDAPTSKNYVLYDEAHRLLAVRHLPYSPSSVIADTALIAQAPASMLLAGIGDAISKMFEAEQCARARAGRNMFGTRPLLSAAALARACHAVLMADAQDALAAAGTGTPTPPFERVVEATILMSGLGFESGGLSIAHALTRGLSALRGVRHAPHGLQVAYGLLVQLELERRDDAARTEVEALYRSIGLPLCLADLGLPDATVEELRHAAELSLAAPHMRNFMRELDAGDLVAAMGAVNARALQMLQAAEAS; via the coding sequence GTGCAAGCAGTATTCGGATCGCCCGGACGCTATGTCCAGGGTGCGGGAGCCATCGAAGTATTGGGCGAGCACGCGGCGCGCCTGGGCAGCAATGCCTTGCTGGTGGCCGACCGCATGGTGATGGGCATGGTAGGGGAACAGCTGGTGCGCCTGTGCGAACAGGCTGGCGTGGCGACGCGCAGCGTCAGCTTCGACGAAGCCCTGACACCTGGCCTGGTGGCGCGCCTGGCGGCAGAGGCCGGACAGCCAGGCCCCGACCTCGTGGTTGCGGCTGGCGGCGGGCGCAGTATCGATGCGGGCAAGGCGCTGGCCGACCACTTCGGCGTGCCGGTGATCACCGTGCCCACCGTTGCGTCAAACGACGCGCCGACCAGCAAGAACTATGTGCTGTATGACGAGGCGCACCGCCTGCTGGCCGTGCGGCATCTGCCGTACAGCCCCAGCAGCGTGATAGCCGACACCGCACTGATTGCCCAGGCGCCTGCCTCGATGTTGCTCGCGGGCATTGGCGACGCCATCTCGAAGATGTTCGAAGCCGAGCAGTGTGCGCGTGCGCGGGCGGGGCGGAATATGTTTGGCACGCGTCCGTTGCTGTCGGCCGCCGCGCTGGCGCGTGCCTGTCATGCGGTGCTGATGGCGGATGCGCAAGATGCGCTGGCCGCCGCCGGCACCGGCACGCCGACGCCCCCGTTTGAACGCGTGGTGGAGGCCACCATCCTGATGTCGGGCCTCGGCTTCGAGAGCGGCGGTTTGTCGATTGCCCATGCGCTGACGCGCGGGCTGTCGGCGCTGCGCGGGGTCAGACACGCGCCGCACGGCCTGCAGGTGGCGTACGGCCTGCTGGTGCAGCTGGAACTGGAGCGGCGCGACGATGCGGCGCGCACTGAAGTCGAGGCGCTTTACCGCAGCATCGGCCTGCCATTGTGCCTGGCTGACCTGGGTTTGCCCGATGCGACGGTGGAGGAGCTGCGCCACGCCGCGGAACTCTCGCTGGCCGCGCCCCATATGCGCAATTTCATGCGCGAACTGGACGCCGGCGACCTGGTCGCGGCGATGGGCGCGGTCAACGCGCGCGCGCTGCAGATGCTGCAGGCTGCGGAGGCATCATGA
- a CDS encoding shikimate dehydrogenase family protein: MQPPDLQPRAAINGHTRIIVILAYPTHHVRTPSFFNAYMAETGTNAVLVPWQVAPAQLADAVRGLREVENLAGLIVTVPHKQAIAGLCDELEGIAADLHVCNVVRRTADGRLIGAMYDGIGFVEGMRNNQIDPAGKRTLLLGAGGAATAVAAALLDASVAQLTVANRTRAKAEELAALLRARRPGAAVQAAASLEGDWDLVVNGTSLGLKPDDPLPLDPALLRPGTIVAEVIMQPVETALLIAARQRGCRVHRGEHMVTSQIRLLADFLLSATPAQ; encoded by the coding sequence ATGCAGCCACCCGATCTTCAGCCCCGCGCCGCCATCAATGGCCATACCCGCATCATAGTGATCCTCGCCTACCCGACCCACCACGTGCGCACGCCATCGTTTTTCAATGCCTATATGGCCGAGACCGGCACCAACGCGGTCCTCGTGCCCTGGCAGGTCGCGCCGGCACAGCTGGCCGACGCGGTACGCGGCCTGCGCGAGGTTGAGAACCTCGCAGGCCTGATCGTCACGGTGCCGCACAAGCAGGCTATTGCCGGCCTTTGCGATGAACTGGAGGGGATTGCCGCCGACCTGCACGTATGCAACGTGGTGCGGCGCACCGCCGATGGCCGCCTCATTGGCGCCATGTACGACGGCATCGGCTTTGTCGAAGGCATGCGCAACAACCAGATCGACCCGGCGGGCAAGCGCACCCTGCTGCTCGGTGCCGGGGGAGCCGCCACGGCGGTGGCTGCCGCACTCCTCGACGCCAGTGTCGCGCAGTTGACGGTGGCGAACCGTACGCGCGCAAAGGCGGAGGAACTCGCCGCCCTGCTGCGGGCACGCCGGCCCGGTGCCGCGGTTCAGGCCGCCGCCAGCCTGGAAGGCGACTGGGACCTGGTCGTCAACGGCACCTCGCTGGGCCTGAAGCCAGACGACCCGTTGCCGCTCGACCCCGCCCTGCTGCGTCCCGGCACCATCGTCGCCGAGGTCATCATGCAGCCGGTCGAGACCGCCCTGCTGATTGCGGCACGGCAGCGCGGCTGCCGCGTGCATCGTGGCGAGCACATGGTCACTTCGCAGATCAGGCTGCTAGCCGACTTCCTGCTCAGCGCAACCCCCGCGCAGTAG
- a CDS encoding GntR family transcriptional regulator, translating to MKELARVEKGNLSSRVYDQIRSALMSGKYVPGERLRVADLAQSLGTSSTPVREAIFRLVSEQALTMTAATSITVPELDPGTVAEIQLMRTLLEGAAAETAAQRITPQEIARLRKTHEAFIKAVAVSPREAAAQNRKFHFELMAASRLTNLYAVVESMWVRMGPLLHIFHTELRASRESLKSHPHYRVLDGLERHDPATASQAIRDDIQWGKVVLLEWMAAREERETA from the coding sequence ATGAAAGAACTTGCACGGGTGGAAAAAGGCAATCTCTCTTCCCGAGTCTACGATCAAATCCGCTCTGCGCTGATGAGCGGCAAGTACGTGCCCGGCGAACGGCTGCGCGTGGCCGATCTCGCGCAGTCGCTTGGCACCAGTTCAACGCCGGTGCGCGAGGCGATTTTCCGACTGGTCAGCGAGCAAGCGCTGACCATGACCGCTGCCACCTCGATCACCGTCCCCGAACTGGATCCCGGCACCGTCGCGGAAATCCAGTTGATGCGCACATTGCTGGAGGGCGCCGCTGCCGAGACCGCGGCGCAGCGCATCACGCCGCAGGAAATCGCCCGGCTGCGCAAGACGCACGAGGCGTTTATCAAGGCCGTGGCGGTCAGCCCGCGCGAGGCCGCAGCGCAGAACCGCAAGTTCCATTTCGAACTGATGGCGGCATCGCGGCTGACCAACCTGTACGCAGTCGTCGAGAGCATGTGGGTACGCATGGGTCCGCTCCTGCACATCTTCCATACTGAACTGCGCGCCAGCCGTGAAAGTTTGAAATCTCACCCTCACTATCGCGTGCTTGACGGACTGGAGCGCCATGACCCGGCCACCGCGTCGCAGGCCATCCGCGATGACATCCAATGGGGGAAGGTTGTCTTGCTTGAATGGATGGCGGCACGCGAAGAGCGGGAAACGGCTTAG
- a CDS encoding shikimate dehydrogenase family protein, translating to MLIDGNTRLVGIIADPITQVRTPQLFNASVSRQGLNAVCVPFHVAPEQLRVLLDSLPAMKNLAGMVVTVPHKEAVVAACAELTETARLVGSVNALRYDRDRRIWVGGNFDGDGFVAGLRERGHALAGKRALQVGAGGAGKAMAFAIARERPAELVIHNRSAEKAAQLVERLRAALPDVAIHAGGDDPAGFDVVVNATSLGLRDDDALPLPAERLAPGTLVCEAVVRDPETALLAAARERGCRIHHGQWMLYGQIVEIARFLGVSLEATFVERTLGPC from the coding sequence ATGCTGATCGACGGCAATACCCGGTTGGTCGGCATCATCGCCGACCCCATCACCCAGGTGCGCACGCCGCAGCTGTTCAATGCCTCGGTGTCGCGCCAGGGCCTGAACGCCGTGTGCGTGCCGTTCCACGTCGCGCCCGAGCAGTTGCGCGTGCTGCTCGACAGTCTCCCGGCAATGAAGAACCTGGCCGGCATGGTAGTGACCGTACCGCACAAGGAAGCGGTCGTGGCGGCGTGCGCCGAGCTGACGGAGACCGCCCGCCTGGTCGGATCGGTCAACGCGCTGCGCTATGACCGTGACCGGCGCATCTGGGTCGGCGGCAACTTCGACGGCGACGGCTTCGTCGCCGGCCTGCGCGAGCGCGGCCACGCGCTGGCGGGCAAGCGCGCCCTGCAGGTCGGCGCCGGTGGCGCCGGCAAGGCCATGGCCTTCGCCATCGCGCGGGAACGGCCAGCGGAGCTGGTGATCCACAACCGCTCCGCGGAGAAGGCGGCGCAACTGGTCGAACGGTTGCGCGCAGCGCTGCCCGATGTGGCGATCCACGCGGGCGGCGATGACCCGGCCGGGTTCGATGTGGTGGTAAATGCCACGTCGCTCGGCCTGCGCGATGACGATGCGCTGCCGTTGCCGGCCGAGCGCCTGGCCCCCGGCACGCTGGTCTGCGAGGCTGTCGTGCGCGATCCGGAGACCGCGCTGCTGGCAGCGGCGCGCGAGCGAGGCTGTCGTATCCATCATGGGCAATGGATGCTTTACGGGCAAATCGTGGAGATCGCGCGCTTTCTCGGCGTGTCGCTCGAGGCCACCTTTGTAGAGCGGACACTGGGGCCGTGTTGA
- the gabD gene encoding NADP-dependent succinate-semialdehyde dehydrogenase: MLNLQDSSLLRQQCNIDGRWIDGERRIDVTNPATGERVGQVPQLGADETRQAIEAANRALPAWRARTARERSALLRKWFELILANQEDLARIMTAEQGKPNAEARGEIAYAASFIEWFAEEGKRVYGDTIPAPATNQRIVVTKEPVGVCAAITPWNFPAAMITRKAGPALAVGCTMVLKPASQTPLTALALVALAERAGIPAGVLSVVTGSASAIGGEMSGNPLVRKLTFTGSTEVGRVLMAQTASTIKKVSMELGGNAPFIVFDDADLDAAVEGAIVSKYRNAGQTCVCANRIYVQAGVYDAFAQKLVAAVAALKVGNGMEDGVRIGPLIDDKAVTKVEEHIADAVGKGARVLHGGQRHALGHSFFQPTVLADVAPGMLVAREETFGPLAPLFRFDTEDEVVAMANDTEFGLASYFYARDLGRVWRVSERLEYGMVGVNTGLISNEVAPFGGVKQSGVGREGSHYGIEDYLVIKYTCMAGI; encoded by the coding sequence ATGCTGAACCTGCAAGATTCCTCGCTGCTGCGGCAGCAGTGCAATATCGATGGCCGCTGGATCGACGGCGAGCGCCGCATTGACGTGACCAACCCCGCCACTGGCGAACGCGTGGGCCAGGTGCCGCAACTGGGCGCCGACGAGACCCGCCAGGCCATTGAAGCCGCCAACCGTGCGCTGCCCGCCTGGCGCGCGCGCACCGCCAGGGAACGTTCGGCGCTGCTGCGCAAGTGGTTCGAACTGATCCTGGCCAACCAGGAAGACCTGGCGCGCATCATGACCGCCGAGCAGGGCAAGCCGAATGCCGAGGCGCGTGGCGAGATCGCCTATGCGGCCTCCTTCATCGAATGGTTTGCTGAAGAAGGCAAGCGCGTCTACGGCGACACGATCCCCGCGCCGGCCACCAACCAGCGCATCGTCGTGACCAAGGAGCCGGTCGGTGTCTGCGCCGCCATCACGCCGTGGAACTTTCCCGCGGCAATGATCACGCGCAAGGCCGGCCCGGCGCTGGCGGTCGGCTGCACCATGGTGCTCAAGCCTGCCTCGCAGACCCCGCTGACCGCGCTGGCGCTGGTCGCGCTGGCCGAGCGTGCCGGCATCCCGGCCGGCGTGCTGTCGGTGGTGACGGGCTCGGCGAGCGCGATTGGCGGCGAGATGAGCGGCAACCCGCTGGTGCGCAAGCTGACCTTTACCGGCTCGACCGAGGTGGGCCGCGTGCTGATGGCGCAGACCGCGTCGACCATCAAGAAGGTGTCGATGGAGCTGGGCGGCAACGCGCCCTTCATCGTGTTCGACGATGCCGACCTGGATGCCGCGGTGGAAGGCGCGATCGTGTCGAAGTACCGCAATGCCGGCCAGACCTGCGTCTGCGCCAACCGCATCTACGTGCAGGCGGGCGTGTACGACGCGTTCGCGCAGAAGCTGGTGGCCGCCGTGGCCGCGCTCAAGGTCGGCAACGGCATGGAGGATGGCGTGCGCATCGGACCGCTGATCGACGACAAAGCCGTGACGAAGGTGGAGGAGCATATTGCCGACGCCGTCGGCAAGGGCGCGCGCGTGCTGCATGGCGGACAGCGCCACGCGCTCGGCCATTCGTTCTTCCAGCCGACCGTGCTGGCCGATGTCGCGCCCGGCATGCTGGTCGCGCGCGAGGAAACCTTCGGCCCGCTGGCGCCGCTGTTCCGCTTCGACACCGAGGACGAGGTCGTGGCCATGGCCAACGATACCGAGTTCGGGCTGGCCAGTTACTTCTATGCGCGCGACCTGGGCCGCGTCTGGCGCGTGTCCGAAAGGCTGGAATATGGCATGGTCGGCGTGAACACCGGCCTGATCTCGAACGAGGTGGCGCCGTTCGGCGGCGTCAAGCAGTCGGGCGTGGGCCGCGAGGGCTCGCACTACGGCATCGAGGACTACCTGGTGATCAAGTACACCTGCATGGCGGGCATCTGA
- a CDS encoding SDR family NAD(P)-dependent oxidoreductase — protein MSDFASRTLLLTGANGGIGREVARLFHAGGANLVLTDLDADSLAGFAQTLGDPDRIATLHMDAASPDDSARAVATAVERFGGIDFLVPSAGLYQAQPVASMTDDQWRQTLGINLDGVFYLVRRAMTALREDSAIVNLTSVAAHRGAYSNAHYAASKGALLSLTRSLARELGPRTRVNAVSPGIIETPMTTELVRTRGAESVEQTPLRRLGHPREVASAIAFLCSGAASFITGEVLHVNGGLYMAG, from the coding sequence ATGTCTGACTTTGCATCGCGCACGCTGCTGTTGACCGGGGCCAACGGGGGGATCGGCCGCGAGGTCGCACGCCTGTTCCATGCCGGCGGCGCCAACCTGGTGCTGACCGACCTGGATGCGGACAGCCTGGCCGGCTTCGCGCAGACGCTTGGTGACCCGGACCGCATCGCCACGCTGCACATGGATGCTGCCAGCCCGGACGACAGCGCGCGCGCCGTCGCCACGGCGGTGGAGCGCTTTGGCGGCATCGATTTCCTGGTGCCGTCCGCTGGCCTGTACCAGGCCCAGCCCGTCGCATCGATGACCGACGACCAGTGGCGCCAGACGCTTGGCATCAACCTGGACGGCGTTTTCTACCTGGTCCGCCGCGCGATGACCGCCTTGCGCGAAGACAGCGCCATCGTCAACCTGACCTCGGTGGCGGCGCACCGCGGGGCCTACAGCAATGCCCACTATGCGGCCTCCAAAGGGGCGCTGCTGAGCCTTACGCGCAGCCTGGCGCGCGAACTGGGGCCGCGTACCCGTGTCAATGCGGTGTCGCCTGGCATCATTGAGACGCCGATGACGACCGAACTGGTGCGCACGCGCGGTGCCGAATCGGTGGAACAGACGCCGCTGCGGCGACTGGGCCATCCGCGCGAAGTCGCCAGCGCGATCGCTTTCCTGTGCAGCGGCGCCGCCAGCTTCATCACAGGCGAAGTGCTGCACGTCAACGGCGGCCTCTATATGGCCGGCTGA